In Pseudomonas abieticivorans, the genomic window GCACCACGGTGATCATCGAAGACGTGACCTTCCCCGTGGAACAACTGGCCATCGGCGTGAACCGCCTGATCGCACTGTTCGACAAGCACCACTACGACGAAGCCATCCTGTTCGGCCACGCCCTGGAGGGCAACCTGCACTTCGTCTTCACCCAGGGCTTCAACAACCCCGAGGAAGTGGCGCGCTACCAAGCCTTCATGGAAGACGTCGCGCACCTGGTGGCCGTGGAGTTCGGCGGCTCACTAAAAGCTGAGCATGGCACCGGGCGCAACATGGCGCCGTTCGTGGAACTGGAGTGGGGCCATGACGCCTACCAGCTGATGTGGCAACTCAAACGCCTGCTCGACCCCACCGGCATCCTCAACCCTGACGTAGTACTCAGCGAAGACCCACACATCCATCTGAAAAACCTGAAGCCGATGCCCGCCGCCGACGAGATCGTCGACAAGTGCATCGAGTGCGGTTTTTGCGAGCCGGTGTGCCCCTCAAAAGGCCTGACCCTGAGCCCACGCCAACGCATCGTGATGTGGCGCGACATCCAGTCGAAAAAACGCCAGGGCATCAATACCACCGCCCTGGAAAAAGACTACCAATACCAAGGCATCGACACCTGCGCCGCCACCGGCCTGTGCGCCCAACGCTGCCCGGTGGGTATCAACACCGGCGAGCTGATCAAAAAGCTGCGCGCCCAGGCCGCCAGCAACGTCAAGGCCGCCAACCTGCTGGCCGACAACTTTGCCACCGCCTTACAAGGCGTACGCTTTGGCCTGCACGTGGCCAACGGCGCGCGCATGTTCCTGGGCGCCCCCAGGCTCAGCAAATGGTCCGCCGGCTTTAACAAAGCCTCCAAGGGCCGCGTACCCCTGTGGACCGCCGCCATGCCGCAACCCGAGCGCGCGATTCGCATCAGCCCCCCCGTGGAAGACGCCCGCCCCCGAGTGGTGTACCTGGCCGCCTGCGTATCCCGCGTGATGGGCCCCGCCGCCAGCGACCGCGAGCAAATGTCCCTGCTCGACAAAACCCGCGGCCTTTTGGAAAAAGCCGGCTACCAAGTCGTGTTTCCCAGCGATCAAGAAAGCCTGTGCTGCGGCCAACCCTTCGCCTCCAAAGGCTACCCCGAGCAAGCCGAACACAAACGCCAGGAACTCATCGCCGCCCTGCTAACAGCCAGCCGCGGCGGCCTCGACCCCATCTACTGCGACACCAGCCCCTGCACCCTGCGCCTGGTCCAGGACCTGAAAGAAACCCGCCTGGACCTGTACGACCCGGTGCGCTTCATCCGCACCCACCTGCTCGACAAACTCGACTTCACCCCGCAAGACGCGCCCATCGCCGTGCACGTAACCTGCAGCACCCAACACCTGGGCGAAAGCCAGGCGCTGATCGACCTGGCACGGCGCTGCAGCAAACAGGTGGTCATCCCCGAAGGCATCCACTGCTGCGGTTTCGCCGGCGACAAAGGCTTCACCACACCCGAGCTGAACGCCCACGCCCTGCGCACCCTGAAAGACGCCGTGCAGTATTGCGACGAAGGTATCTCCACCAGCCGCACTTGCGAGATTGGCCTGAGCAACCATGGCGGCATCGACTATCACGGCTTGGTGTACCTGGTAGACCGCGTGACCCAGGCCCGGCACGCCTGAGCAAAACGTCCTGCGGGGGCGCCTGCCCCTGTAGGATTTTGTTGCAAATAAGCGGCCTTTTTCACACTATCCCGCGCAGAAAAATAGAACCCCTGTGTAGCCCCACAGTCCATTTTTCATGGGCATCAAAAAGGCCCCCTCCCCCGTCATCGCAGCACGAGGACACACCCATGAAACGCATGATCACCCTGACTGGCCTGTGCATGGCCGCTACCCTGCTGGCCTCCCCGGCGTTCGCCGCCGACGACCTGTGCGCCGCCAACCTGCAAAAAATCGACGACCAGGACAAAACCGCCGGCACCGCCTCGGCCCAACTGTTCGAAACCAACAAGGAAGACCTGCAAAAAGCCCACGCCGCCCAAACCAGCGGCGACAAGAAAACCTGCATCGCCCTGTCCACGCGCATCCTGCAAGACTTCGAAAAAACCAACAGCACCGAAGGCGGCGCCAAGTAAAATCAGAGCCCTGGCCGCCTCGCACTGCATTGAGCAAGACAGACGGTCGACTCTGCCAACGCTTTGACGTACACTACACGCCTCGGTCGCTCACGCGACCGGGCGAGAGCTAGAAAGCGGGGCCGATTAGGATTCGACGCCGGTTGCGAAACTCTAGGGGCATGCCGAGTAGGTAACAGGACTCGTAAATCCACTGTTGCAAAACTCTATAATTGCCAATGATGACAATTACGGTGCTCAACTAGCTGCGTAAGCAGCCTAGTCGCACTTCTGGTAGCTTCGGCTCCAGCAATCGTTAGGGGATGTCTGTAAACCTGAAGCGATTGTCATATAGAACAGAATCGTCGCCTAGTACGTTGTGGACGAAGCGCCTAAAACTTACACAACTCGCCTGAAGCACCCTGCCCGTCGGGCGGCCGAGGGTTAACTCAATAGACACGGCTAAGCATGTAGAACCGACAGCGGAGTACTGGCGGACGGGGGTTCAAATCCCCCCGGCTCCACCAAACAAAGCAGTACGAACAAGGCACCTGGCGAGAAATCGCAGGTGCCTTTTTTGTGGGTGATGGTTTTGGGGGCTTGGCTTTTGTAGGAGCAAGGCTTGCCCGCGAAAAGGCCCTCCCGGACACCCCAGAAATACCCCGCCGCAATCCAATCTCACCTGACACCAGTGCCAAAGCTACCCTTCCCCTCTCAACACCAAAGGAGGGCAAAGGAATGCCAACCCCACCCCAATCACACCGCCTACGCATCGGTCGATACAGCGAAGAAAACCGCCTCTACCTCATCACCTTGGCCACCCTCGAACGCCAACCCCTGTTCCAAGACTGGCCCACCGCCCGCCCCATCATCAACGCCCTCAAAAAAGCCCAACAAACAGGCGAGGCCGACTCCCTATGCTGGGTCATCATGCCCGACCACCTTCACTGGCTAATCGAACTCCACCTGGAAGACCTGCCCAAAGTTATCGGCAGAATGAAGTCGCGCTCAACCGTCAACCTCAACCGCCATCTACAGCGGACAGGCCCCCTTTGGCAAAAAGGCTTTCATGATCGAGCACTGCGTCGGGACGAAGACGTTAAGGCAGTCGCGCGATACATCATCGCGAACCCGCTTCGTGCAGGCCTGGTGAAGAAGCTGGGTCAATATTCGATGTGGGATGCAATCTGGGTTTGATTGGCGCCGTTGAGGGCCACATCGCGGGCAAGCCGCACTCACACAATGCGGGGGCGAATCCAAGATAAAATCCCCACCACCCCACCCCGTGGGAGCACGGCTTGCCGGCGAGAGGCCCGTCGTAACAAAGGCAATTTGATGGGGGCAAACATCTCCAACTGCAAACCCTAAGGAGCCCTCAGCGCTGCACACCCTTTATCTTCTCAAGGCGCATTTCATAGCCTTGACCCGGCTGCGTAACCGTCTCGGTTTCTACAGTCTGTACGACATTCCCATGGGCGTCCTTGGTGACAGCAATGCTTTTGCTGTAAGCGGTTTGCACGCAACCAGAGAGGCCTATGACAGCCAAGAGCAAAAGCGCGATGTTGAGTTTCATGTTGGATTCCTATCCAGATATGAGGGCCGCAGAGCATATCTTGCAGAGTGGCCATTTGCCACGCTGATTGACTGCCAGAATCAATAGGTACCCCTGCCCGACAGATAGATTTTAGAAATACCTTGGGGGCCCTACTCTGTGGCGGCTAGACGGAATCCGAAGAGACCGAGACAGATAGTTTTTCTGCATTTTCGCCAGAAGATCTTCCCGAGCTCATTATAGAAATCGAAATGCAGCCGCCAAAAAAACGGCCCACTGCTTTATCGAACGTGACCTGCATACCATGACCCGCCCTACCGAAGCCTGAACCACGCGAAGGGCAGACATCTACTTCGACCAACGCATCTGGACCATCCCGCCGGCGTGTATGAAGAAGCGTCGTCCGTACAGCATCCCGCTGACCGAGCAGGTACTCGTGCTATTGGAGACGCTCATCCCCACAGTGGCCACAGGGAATACGTATTCCAGGCAGATAGAAGTCCGCGCACCCATGCCAATAGCCAGACCGCCAACATGGTGTTGAAACGTATGGTCTTTCAGGACCGCCTAGTCAGCCACGGCTTGCGCTCGATGGCGAGCACGATCCTGAATGAGCATGGCTGGGATCCGGAGCTCGTTGAGGTCGCACGGGCGCACGTCGATAAGGATGAAGTGCGGAGCGCCTACAACCGAGCCGACTACATCGAACGCCGGCGTCCGATGATGGCTTGGTGGAGTGAGTACATCCAGAAAGCCGCCACCGGCAGCCTGCTTGCCTCTGCATACGGCCAAGTCAGAGACAAGAACGTGGTGCCGATCCGCCTATACAGGCGCAATAACGGCGGCGACAGCAACTGAGCACTCAAGATTCAGGGAAAGCAGCCTCGCTTATCCGCTTGTCAGCGCGGGTCCATCCAAACAGGGCTGCAATGCCGCCCTGTTTGGATGGACCTCACTTTGAAGAGCTAAAAGCTACGACGTTGTCCGGGATTTACCACGGAACTCCACCGATGGATAACCGCTTTTCACGTCCCCAAGAGCGCCGAATTTCGGCCCTTGACCGGCTTTATCCACAGGCTTAGAACTGGCCGTGCAAGCGCTGTCGATGACAGCACCCCAGGTGACCTGAACCTTAAAGGTCACGCAGCTCTAGTGGTGGTTCTCCCCGAGGGCGATTAGCATTTGGTAGCTCGCCCGGTCACCTCTCCGGAGATGGATGCTCTTACACATATGGCCCTCGTGCGCCAGACACACCGTACCTCGCTGTCCTGCAGCAACCTATCCGCTTGGCCGAATATTGCGCCAACCTGTGCCCGTCTCTTTTTACTGGAAAAAGGCGGGCACTTCTACCACTGCTGCAGCCCTGATCGCACATGGCTTTGCGGCATTCCCCTCGTGACATCGGCGTGACAAACGCCGATGTCACCAGCAACAGCCATGTAGATGATGGTGCCGCAGATCAAGGAATGGACGAAACGTGACTGGCAGTCAGCCATGCCCCGGTCATCGCATTGCTGCTTGCACCTGGCTCAGGATCTTTAGGTACTGGGCTCGTCAGCCCATGCTACCTCCACCCGCCCACCGGTAACGGTGCTCAGGAGGCCAGATCATGAGATGCCCTAGCTCCCGGACGTAAGGAGCCGCCATTCCCGCGTAGTGGACATTCCCCACAGGTCGCAGGGGCCTTGATCCCTGATAACACTCAGCATTCTTGGCGGGATGACGTGGGGCGAGAATCGGAGAGCGGAAGATGAGGTGACCGACATGGCATTGGTGGCTAGGCGCGATGGCCGCAATTTCGGCTACGGCAGGCAGTTGAGCTACGCAGGACCTCAGGCGCTAATAGACATGTTCGGCGGAGGCCACTACGGCACCGTCAAGGCGCACTGTGATCGCTGGCAGGCATTCGTGAAGTGGTGTCGTTCCGACGAGGGGCCCGGTATCAATGATGCACGACAGATTGATCGGAAGGTGTTGGCCGACTATGCGGCGCATCTGCGCGACGTGGTTGGGCGCGGTGACCTCGCCGTCAGCACCGCGCAAAATCGGCTATCCAGCGTTAACAGGACCATGGCGGCGCTTCGCGGTGATCAGTATGTGAAGTTGCCAAGCCCGAGCAAGGCACTGGGTATGCAGCGCACTGGGGTTCGACATTCAGTGCCGCAGGGTCAAGACCGCAAACAGGTTAAGCAGATAGTCGATGCGCTTTGCAGCCAACATCAGCTACGGGCCGCCGCGATTGTTCTGTTGGCGCGAGCCACCGGCATGCGCTTGCGTGAGGCCATCTTGGCTGACCTGCCACGGCTAAGCCGTGAGGCTAAGGACCTAGGCAGGATCAACATCCAGGACGGCACGAAAGGCGGCCGCGCTGGCGCCTCTGCGCCACGTTGGATTGCGGTGGACGGCCATGTTCGCGAGGCGCTTGGGTTTGCACGGCAGGTGTCGCCTGTGGGTAGCCGCAACCTGATTGCGCCACACGAAAGCTACCTGAATCTTGTGCAAAAAATCATCCGCCCTGCGCGGGCCATCCTGCATGCGCACAACCTCAAAGGCTTCCATGAGCTACGAGCGGCGTACGCGTGTGAGCGCTATGAGCAAATTACTCAACACCGGGCGCCTATCAACGGCGGCCAATGTTGCCGGGCAGATAGGCAACTTGATCGTGAGGCCTGGAGGCAAATCAGCTATGAGCTGGGGCACGGGCGGATCGACGTGGTCGCCGCGTACATTGGAGGGTGGTCATGAGTAAGCCATTCGATATGGAGCTGTTTTTGGCTGGCGTGCTGACCGGCTCGCACGCAACCCGGCAACGCCATGTGCGACAGGCGAAAATCATCCAGACTGAAATTGCAGAGCGCTGGCAGCGAAAAACGCCTTGGGCTTGGCAGAGAAAGCATGTGGTTTGGTTCCTTGAACATCGCCTAGATCGACGCAACGACGCGACGCGGTATTACTATTTGCTGACCGTGCGGCTGATCGTTCGTCGTTTAGAAAAATCATGGACTTTGCCTCCCAGAGAGAGGATCTGATTTTGATAGTCACGACCGACTACAGACGATCCAAACAGGTCAGCTCTGTCAAAGCTTATCCATCTATACAGTCTTAGTGGCATTGGGCTACCCTCATCGAGTTGATGGACTCCACGTTTTACCCCTTGCCGTAGGGAAACGGACATGATCGATGAGCTTCAATCCAGCAAATCCTGCTACTTCTATCGCCGAAAAACTCCGATCACAATGGGCGCAATCACGGCGTTGTTCCGAACGATCAGATGTGCTCACACATCTCCCTCGAACAACCTCTTCTCTTTCATACGGCAGGCCCACGGGGCATCAATCTGGTCTGCTCTATGCTTTCAATTCGACAAGACACCAGCTTTCCTACCTGGCGCTGACGACGTAATCGACCGAGTAACCGGATATTTGCTGATCGTCGAGCACCGTGATTACGTCGCCATTTTCAAATCCCAGATCGACGTCCCCGCAGATTTCACCAAGCGACACCTGCAGCGCATCAGCTCCCAAGATGTTGACCGTGGACTCACTAGCAAGGATTCAGTATTTGCCCGGGTTCGGCTGCGCCATATGACGTTGTCCCGCTTTGCATTGCGCAGCAAGACACTTGAGGGCGAGAACCTCCAGAATAATGTGGGCATGGCCTCCTCGGCTCGATTTGCCCCGCTGGGTTACAGCTTCACAGAGGCGGACGAGCACTTCTCAACAACACCGCGAACCGGCCGGATTTCACTTCGAGCGGATCGTGCTGGCTATCTGGAACTGGTGGACTATGCCTGCAGTATCATTGACCGCCTGCACCCTCGACCTGGAAGGCCATCGTCCTCCCCTTTTCTGGCAGCTTTCGCGCGACCGCTGGAGCTATCGGATCTGACGGCTAGCCCTACCCAATTTGCGGTTGATACCGCCATCCTCGGACAGGCCATCTTTGACGACAAAGTTATTCGTTTGGTCAAGCGGGACGGAGGTGGCTATCGGGAGCTGCCAAAAGTAGAAGTCGATCCGATACTCGCAGAGCTGACAGACGTCTTGGGAGTTGCCAAAAACGCCGCCGGCAAACTGCTCGTGTCCCAGCTTGCAACAGGCGTCGAAGTGGGCGAACTCGCGATCAACAAAACGCGAATCGCCTTGAAACGCCTCACGCTACCTCTGCTCGCCGATGTCTATGTCGAGGAGACACAGTTCGCTCTAGGAGCGGACGAAGGTCGCGTTCTGCTTAAGCAGTTCATCGACAAAGAAGACACGTACATTGTCCTATTCGACCAGCCTCGCTTTGCCTATCTGGACGGCAACCTTTACCAGGACGACTCCTTGGTGAACGGTGGCAATCAGTTCCTGGGCTACCTCTTCGGCAATGCAGAGCTGGCTAATGTCACGGACGAGAAAGGTGCCTTTACCGCTGTCCATCATACGTTCGATCTTGACTCCACGTTCGGCGCAGTACTATCGACGGTCGCGCCCGAAGACGATGTTATGGTCTGCGATGATCTTGGTGACGAATGGGCTGATTTCATTGGCTTCCGAACGGATCCAGCCTCTCCAAGAATCACCTTCTACCATGCCAAGCACGGGGAGTTGACTCTCGGCGCGAGCGCGTTCCACGTTTCTGTCAGCCAGGCTATCAAAAACCTGGGCAATCTCAATTTGCCCGCACCGGCTATGACCAAGAAATTCGCGCGATGGAATCGGCTTTATACCAACAACAGGGTAAAAACAGGCATTCATCGCACATGCCGAGGCACAACCGCAGATTCTCGAACTGCAGTGGAGTTTTGCAGGAATGCCCCTCACACCTTCAAACGGGTGGCCATCGTGACCTCATCCCTTAGCAAGGGCGCGGTTGAGAAAGCGTTTCAGGACATCGCAGCGGGTCACACTGCAAGCCCCTACTTCGTCCAGCTCTATTGGTTATTGTCGTCTTTCTTTGCTGCCTGTACGGAGGTTGGAGCTTTCGGCTGCGTGATATGTCAGGAATGACGGTGTGACTGTTGCCGCTGACCGAAAACTGACCCAGTAAAGGCTGGTTGCCGACAAGGGCTATAACGCAGAGGCATTTCGTCAGCACTCTGACCGTTATCGAATGCAGCCAGTCATCCCGCTGCGCAAGATGATACGTAAGCCAAAGCCCGCTGCACCCCGCCGGCTCAACAAGCCCCAATACACGAGACGAGACATCATTGAGCGGATGTTCGGCTGGCTGAAAGACAACCATCTGATTGGTAACCGCTACGACAACCTCGCGGACAGCTTTTCTGCGATGGTCTCGCTGGACTGTTCGCTGCGGTGTTTACGACAGCTGGTTTCGTACAGAGTCCAAACCTCACCGGATGTTCGTATTCATGGGTCTCCTTCAATGGATTTGACAAGTAAGAACACCACGGTGGCCGAGTCTGTAACGCTCATGGATAATGGCGGGTTTCCGGCCGTTCAGCTACACGTAGCGCCCCTTTGACACCAGGACAATAGCCCCTTCCCCATGAACCATTACGCACATACCAAACTTGTCTCATTCATTTGGTCTATCGCGGATGACTGCCTTCGCGACGTTTACGTCCGGGGCAAATACCGTGACGTCATCCTGCCGATGGTTGTTCTGCGTCGCCTCGATACTCTCCTCGAGCCCACCAAGGCCGAAGTCCTGGAGGAGGTCCGCTTTCAGAAAGGCGAAATGAAGGCGACTGAGCTGGACGATGCACCGCTAAAGGCGGCCTCTGGCTACGTATTCTTCAACACGAGCAAATGGACACTGAAGCTGCTGCATGCAACCGCCACTAACAACCAACAGATACTGCTGGCCAACGTGGAAGACTATTTGAACGGGTTCAGCGACAACGTCAAAGAGATCATCTCGCGCTTCAAGCTGCTGGAACAGATGCGGCACATGGCTAACAAGCAGGTCCTGCTGGATGTGCTGGAAAAGTTCATCTCTCCTTACATCAACCTCACGCCGCACCAGGTCGAAGACCCGGACGGCAACACTCTCCCGGCTCTCAGCAACCTCGGCATGGGCTATGTCTTTGAAGAACTGATTCGCAAGTTCAACGAAGAAAACAACGAAGAGGCAGGCGAGCATTTTACCCCGCGCGAGGTGATCCACCTCATGACGCACCTCATCTTCGACCCGATCAAGGACCGCTTGCCCCCCGTCATGACCATCTATGACCCCGCATGCGGCAGCGGCGGCATGCTGACGGAATCTCAGAACTACGTCATCGATCCCGAAGGCCAGATCAAGGCCACCGGCGACGTCTACCTATACGGCAAGGAAATCAACGACGAGACCTATGCCATCTGCAAATCCGACATGATGATAAAGGGCAACAACCCCGAGAACATCAAGGTCGGTTCCACCTTGTCCACAGACGAATTCGCCGCCCATCGCTTTGATTTCATGCTGTCCAACCCGCCCTACGGCAAGAGTTGGAACAGCGAGTTGAAATACATCAAGGACGGCAAGGACGTCATCGACCCCCGTTTCAAGGTGCCGCTGGCCGATTACTGGGGCACCGTCGAGGTCCAAGATGCCACCCCCCGCTCCAGCGACGGCCAGTTGTTGTTCTTGATGGAAATGGTGGGCAAGATGAAATCCACCAAAGACAGCGCCATCGGCTCACGCATCGCATCGGTCCACAATGGCTCCAGCCTCTTCACCGGCGATGCAGGCAGCGGCGAATCCAACATCCGCCGCTATATCATCGAAAACGACCTGCTCGACACCATCATCCAACTGCCGAATAATCTGTTCTACAATACCGGCATCACCACCTATATCTGGCTGCTGAGCAATGCCAAGCCCGCCGACCGTCGGGGCCGCGTGCAACTGATAGACGCCAACCTTTTGTTCCGCAAACTGCGTAAAAACCTTGGCGACAAGAACTGTGAGTTCGCCCCCGAACATATCGACGAGATCATCACCGCTTACCTCAATTTCCAACCCATCGAACGGCATGTCGACGCCAATAACGACCCCTTCGGCATCGCGGTGCAGATCTTTGACAACAGCGATTTCGGCTATCACAAGGTCACCATCGAACGTCCCGACCGCCGCCGCGCCCAGTTCAGTGCCGAACGGCTGGAGGTCCTGCGCTTTGACAAATCCTTGCGAGAACCGATGGAACAGCTCTGGGCAGAACATGGCGTCAAGGTATACGAGCCTGGCCTCCTCAAAGGCCAGGCTAAGACGATCCAGGCCTGGTGCGAGGAGCGTGAGATTACGCTGAACACCAAACAGCGCGCTAAGTTGGTCGATACCGCGTCATGGGTGGCCCAGCGCGATCTGATCGACGTGGGGTTGCAACTGATGCAGGCGATGGGCACCGAGGAGTCCGACGATTTCAACGCCTTCAGCGAGCAGGTCGCCAAGGTGTTGAAGACCCGCAAAATCAAGCTATCGGCGACCGAAAAAAACGCCATCCTGAACGCGGTCAGCTGGTATGCCGAAGACGCAGCCAAGGTCATCGACAAATCCCTGTGTTTTACGGCGGCCGAGCTAGCATCGGTGGCCACGCGTCTGGGCTGCGACGTGGCTGATCTGGACGATTTTGGCCTGTATAAGCAGCCCGATGGCAGCTATCTGACCTATGCCAGCAGCACCGATTTGCGCGATACCGAGTCTGTGCCGCTGAAAGACAGCATCCACCACTATTTCCGCGCCGAAGTGAAGCCGCATGTAGATGAAGCTTGGATCAACCGGGACGGCTTCAAGATTGGGTATGAGATCAGCTTCAACAAATACTTCTATCGACACAAACCCCTACGCAGCCTTGCCGAAGTGACACAGGATATTCTGGCGCTGGAGCAAAAGGCCGATGGCCTGATCGCCGATATCCTGGGGGTGAAGATGGCGGAATTGGCGGGAGCGGTGTGATGGGGACGGCAACCTATCCGGCATATGAACGCTATAAGGAAACACACCTTGAAATTGCGCCAAAGATTCCAGCGCACTGGCAGGTATGGAAGGTCTCACATGCATTTCAAAAAGTTGGGAGCGGAACTACACCTGATACAGGGAAGGCAGTGTTTTACGGTGGCGGCATCTCTTGGTTGCAAACAGGCGATCTAACAGATGGATCTATCACGTCCACGAACAAGACAATCTCACCCTTGGCATTGAGGAAATTCTCAACACTTAAGGTTTATCCGCCTGGCAGTCTTGTAATGGCAATGTATGGCGCGACGATTGGCAAGCTTGGAAAGCTGGAAATCTCGGCCACAACGAACCAAGCATGCTGCGTGTTTGCTGAAAGCGATGTCGTAACTTCTGACTTCGCCTTCTATTCGCTCCTTGCGATGCGAACCTATATTTTGGCTGACGCATACGGTGGAGGGCAGCCAAACATCAGCCAGCAGGTGATCAAAGCCTTTAAACTGATTGTCCCGCCCCTCCCAGAACAACGCGCCATTACGAAGTTCCTAGATGAGAAATGCGCGGGGGTGGATGAGGCAGTGCGGATCAAGGAACAGCAAATCGCCCTGTTGCGCGAGCGGCAGCAGATCCTGATCCAACACGCCGTCACCCGTGGCCTGAACCCCGATACCCCGATGAAAGACAGCGGAATTGACTGGATCGGCCAAATCCCTGCACATTGGGCGGTGCAGCGCAACAAACACATGTTTGTCGAAATTAATGAAAGGTCGGCGAAGGGTACGGAGCAGCACCTTTCGATGAGCCAGAAACTGGGGCTTGTTCCTGCCAACCTCGTTGAAAAGTCGTTGGTTTCTGAAAGCTATGAAGGCGCAAAACTTGTTCGTGTAGGCGACCTCGTACTGAATCGTCTGAAAGCACACCTCGCCGTTTTTTCCATTGCGCCTATGGAGGGCCTAGTTAGCCCAGATTACTCAGTGTTTCGACCCTTCGTTGATGGTGCGTCGAGTCAATATTATGAAGCACTGTTCAAAACCTCTAAATACCTTGGTGAGCTCAGATTGCGCGTTCGCGGTATCGTTGAGGGCTTTTACCGACTTTACACTGACAGCTTCATGGATATTCCGTTGCTTATTCCTCCCCAAGTAGAACAGGGAGAAATTGTTGCGCACCTCGACCAGCTTGCATCCAGATTCGAAGCTGCCATTTCAATCAAGCAAGACCAGATCGACACACTCAAGGAATACAAAACCTGCCTGATCAATGCGGCTGTCACAGGCAAGATCAAGGTCATTTAGGGAA contains:
- a CDS encoding FAD-binding and (Fe-S)-binding domain-containing protein; this encodes MSLPAGFLSEAHRLIPAERRFDDATSTLAFGTDASFYRLIPKLVIRVESEDEVVALLKLAHREQVPVTFRAAGTSLSGQAISDSVLIVLGDNWNGREIRGQGTQIRLQPGVIGAQANAWLAPFGRKIGPDPASINACKIGGIVANNASGMCCGTAQNTYHTLAGLRLVLADGTRVDTEDAASIAAFRASHSALLEALGRLGRETRANAELAARIRHKYRLKNTTGLSLNALVDYDEPLDILSHLLVGSEGTLGFISAVTYDTVIDHPNKASALIVFPDVATCCNAVTVLKSQPVSAVELLDRRSLRSVQDKKGMPAFVRELSEGACALLIESRAASQALLHEQLAQIMSSVASFPVEKQVDFTEDPVENARLWAIRKDTFPAVGAVRQTGTTVIIEDVTFPVEQLAIGVNRLIALFDKHHYDEAILFGHALEGNLHFVFTQGFNNPEEVARYQAFMEDVAHLVAVEFGGSLKAEHGTGRNMAPFVELEWGHDAYQLMWQLKRLLDPTGILNPDVVLSEDPHIHLKNLKPMPAADEIVDKCIECGFCEPVCPSKGLTLSPRQRIVMWRDIQSKKRQGINTTALEKDYQYQGIDTCAATGLCAQRCPVGINTGELIKKLRAQAASNVKAANLLADNFATALQGVRFGLHVANGARMFLGAPRLSKWSAGFNKASKGRVPLWTAAMPQPERAIRISPPVEDARPRVVYLAACVSRVMGPAASDREQMSLLDKTRGLLEKAGYQVVFPSDQESLCCGQPFASKGYPEQAEHKRQELIAALLTASRGGLDPIYCDTSPCTLRLVQDLKETRLDLYDPVRFIRTHLLDKLDFTPQDAPIAVHVTCSTQHLGESQALIDLARRCSKQVVIPEGIHCCGFAGDKGFTTPELNAHALRTLKDAVQYCDEGISTSRTCEIGLSNHGGIDYHGLVYLVDRVTQARHA
- a CDS encoding REP-associated tyrosine transposase, coding for MPTPPQSHRLRIGRYSEENRLYLITLATLERQPLFQDWPTARPIINALKKAQQTGEADSLCWVIMPDHLHWLIELHLEDLPKVIGRMKSRSTVNLNRHLQRTGPLWQKGFHDRALRRDEDVKAVARYIIANPLRAGLVKKLGQYSMWDAIWV
- a CDS encoding integrase domain-containing protein, whose protein sequence is MALVARRDGRNFGYGRQLSYAGPQALIDMFGGGHYGTVKAHCDRWQAFVKWCRSDEGPGINDARQIDRKVLADYAAHLRDVVGRGDLAVSTAQNRLSSVNRTMAALRGDQYVKLPSPSKALGMQRTGVRHSVPQGQDRKQVKQIVDALCSQHQLRAAAIVLLARATGMRLREAILADLPRLSREAKDLGRINIQDGTKGGRAGASAPRWIAVDGHVREALGFARQVSPVGSRNLIAPHESYLNLVQKIIRPARAILHAHNLKGFHELRAAYACERYEQITQHRAPINGGQCCRADRQLDREAWRQISYELGHGRIDVVAAYIGGWS
- a CDS encoding type I restriction-modification system subunit M → MNHYAHTKLVSFIWSIADDCLRDVYVRGKYRDVILPMVVLRRLDTLLEPTKAEVLEEVRFQKGEMKATELDDAPLKAASGYVFFNTSKWTLKLLHATATNNQQILLANVEDYLNGFSDNVKEIISRFKLLEQMRHMANKQVLLDVLEKFISPYINLTPHQVEDPDGNTLPALSNLGMGYVFEELIRKFNEENNEEAGEHFTPREVIHLMTHLIFDPIKDRLPPVMTIYDPACGSGGMLTESQNYVIDPEGQIKATGDVYLYGKEINDETYAICKSDMMIKGNNPENIKVGSTLSTDEFAAHRFDFMLSNPPYGKSWNSELKYIKDGKDVIDPRFKVPLADYWGTVEVQDATPRSSDGQLLFLMEMVGKMKSTKDSAIGSRIASVHNGSSLFTGDAGSGESNIRRYIIENDLLDTIIQLPNNLFYNTGITTYIWLLSNAKPADRRGRVQLIDANLLFRKLRKNLGDKNCEFAPEHIDEIITAYLNFQPIERHVDANNDPFGIAVQIFDNSDFGYHKVTIERPDRRRAQFSAERLEVLRFDKSLREPMEQLWAEHGVKVYEPGLLKGQAKTIQAWCEEREITLNTKQRAKLVDTASWVAQRDLIDVGLQLMQAMGTEESDDFNAFSEQVAKVLKTRKIKLSATEKNAILNAVSWYAEDAAKVIDKSLCFTAAELASVATRLGCDVADLDDFGLYKQPDGSYLTYASSTDLRDTESVPLKDSIHHYFRAEVKPHVDEAWINRDGFKIGYEISFNKYFYRHKPLRSLAEVTQDILALEQKADGLIADILGVKMAELAGAV
- a CDS encoding restriction endonuclease subunit S; the encoded protein is MGTATYPAYERYKETHLEIAPKIPAHWQVWKVSHAFQKVGSGTTPDTGKAVFYGGGISWLQTGDLTDGSITSTNKTISPLALRKFSTLKVYPPGSLVMAMYGATIGKLGKLEISATTNQACCVFAESDVVTSDFAFYSLLAMRTYILADAYGGGQPNISQQVIKAFKLIVPPLPEQRAITKFLDEKCAGVDEAVRIKEQQIALLRERQQILIQHAVTRGLNPDTPMKDSGIDWIGQIPAHWAVQRNKHMFVEINERSAKGTEQHLSMSQKLGLVPANLVEKSLVSESYEGAKLVRVGDLVLNRLKAHLAVFSIAPMEGLVSPDYSVFRPFVDGASSQYYEALFKTSKYLGELRLRVRGIVEGFYRLYTDSFMDIPLLIPPQVEQGEIVAHLDQLASRFEAAISIKQDQIDTLKEYKTCLINAAVTGKIKVI